One segment of Solanum stenotomum isolate F172 chromosome 1, ASM1918654v1, whole genome shotgun sequence DNA contains the following:
- the LOC125866238 gene encoding kinesin-like protein KIN-7E isoform X4: MGAIGGEELKKWEKMQGAALGGEEKILVLVRLRPLSEKEISRNEVSDWECINETSILYRNSLQERSGLPTAYTFDRVYRGDCSTREVYEGGTKDIALSVVSGINSTIFAYGQTSSGKTYTMNGITEFTVADIYDYMQKHEERAFVLKFSAMEIYNEVVRDLLSSDSSPLRLLDDPEKGTIIEKLTEETLRDWDHLKDLLSVCEAQRQIGETYLNENSSRSHQILRLTIESSAREFIGKDNKTTLSASVNFVDLAGSERASQSLSVGQRLKEGCHINRSLLTLGTVIRKLSKGRHGHVNYRDSKLTRILQPALGGNARTGIICTLSPARSHVEQSRNTLLFACCAKEVTTNAQVNVVMSDKALVKHLQKELARLESELKTPTTTCDHVVLLRKKDQQIEKAKKEVRELTKQRDLAQSRVKDLLQTLKSDKTSSQKDISSLPSEGNTYEDEYSVSCSSAVAGSYIRDNESDATSYVVPAAGQQQRVKESVNLRGEDCDDHCKEVRCIEMDESSEKQTFASISLSNTDYGERMSMPPASSIRHSDLQQQSPMLLGQASSTSGRSLHGAWEQKMLDIQNTINSLVRPFPDDSSSLSLSTSISGSRSRKLTRSKSCRANFMIGSLSPDTETAEENQTTPPNVLDKDFPGRPEGFQRKHWKLPLLIYGANRSNLSRNNSQSSIGSAFVDGNNVPGDEDIPSVDNFVAGLKEMAKQLHDQGQEAGKSKRSVKSIGVDPMLDSLEAPSDWPLEFGRLQKMIIGLWQTCHISLIHRTYFLLLFKGDRMDSIYMEVEVRRLSFLKEILSNGSSAVQGGQTITLASSLKALRRERNMLCRLIYKRLPGAERNDIYQKWGIKLNSKRRRHQLVHRLWNDTDLNHVIDSAAIVAKLIGFSDQGPALKEMFGLSITPPSRKSRRSFGWKNSMSSLI, translated from the exons ATGGGAGCTATTGGTGGGGAAGAGTTGAAGAAGTGGGAGAAAATGCAAGGAGCTGCATTGGGCGGTGAAGAGAAGATCTTGGTGTTGGTAAGGCTGAGGCCTCTTAGTGAAAAGGAAATTTCAAGGAATGAAGTTTCAGATTGGGAATGTATCAATGAGACCAGCATCTTATATAGGAACAGTCTCCAGGAACGGTCTGGATTGCCAACTGCTTATACCTTCG ACAGGGTGTATAGAGGTGATTGCTCAACAAGGGAAGTGTATGAGGGAGGAACAAAGGACATTGCTCTTTCTGTTGTCAGCGGAATCAACT CAACTATCTTTGCGTATGGGCAAACAAGCAGTGGAAAGACCTACACAATGAATGGAATTACAGAGTTTACAGTAGCGGACATATATGATTATATGCAAAAG CACGAAGAAAGAGCTTTTGTTTTGAAGTTTTCTGCAATGGAGATCTACAATGAAGTTGTCCGAGACCTCCTCAGCTCAGATAGTTCTCCTCTTAGGCTGCTCGATGATCCTGAA AAAGGGACCATTATTGAGAAACTCACAGAAGAAACTTTAAGGGATTGGGACCATCTGAAAGATCTCTTGTCCGTATGTGAAG CTCAAAGACAAATTGGCGAAACTTATCTTAATGAAAATAGCTCCAGGTCTCATCAAATTCTTAGACTG ACAATTGAAAGTTCAGCCCGTGAGTTTATAGGGAAGGACAACAAAACAACTCTTTCTGCTAGTGTG AATTTTGTTGATCTAGCAGGTAGCGAACGCGCATCTCAGTCTCTGTCAGTTGGGCAGAGACTGAAAGAAGGCTGTCATATTAATCGTAGTTTGTTGACTTTGGGAACTGTTATTCGCAAGCTAAG CAAGGGAAGACATGGGCATGTCAATTATAGAGATTCTAAGCTAACTCGTATCCTTCAACCTGCTTTGGGGGGCAATGCAAGAACTGGCATAATCTGCACCCTGAGTCCTGCTCGAAGCCATGTAGAACAATCTAGAAATACACTTCTATTTGCCTGTTGTGCCAAAGAAGTGACCACTAATGCACAAGTCAATGTTGTAATGTCTGACAAGGCATTGGTGAAGCATTTGCAGAAAGAGTTGGCTAGATTAGAGAGTGAATTAAAAACCCCGACAACTACTTGTGATCATGTGGTATTGCTGAGAAAGAAAGACCAGCAGATTGAAAAGGCGA AGAAAGAAGTGAGGGAACTAACTAAGCAACGTGATCTTGCTCAATCGCGGGTTAAGGATTTGCTGCAGACGCTTAAAAGTGATAAAACCTCCAGCCAAAAG GACATATCAAGTCTACCTTCAGAAGGGAACACATATGAAGATGAATATTCTGTGTCTTGCTCATCAGCTGTAGCAGGGTCCTACATCAGGGACAATGAAAGTGATGCTACCTCCTATGTTGTGCCTGCTGCTGGTCAACAGCAGAGGGTAAAAGAATCTGTAAATTTGAGAGGAGAAGATTGTGATGACCATTGCAAGGAAGTTCGATGTATTGAGATGGATGAGTCTAGTGAAAAGCAAACCTTTGCATCCATCAGCTTGTCAAACACTGACTATGGAGAAAGAATGTCAATGCCTCCTGCTTCCAGTATCAGACATTCAGACCTCCAACAGCAATCACCAATGTTACTTGGACAAGCAAGCAGCACCAGCGGTCGTTCTCTTCATGGGGCCTGGGAGCAGAAAATGCTTGATATCCAGAATACAATCAATTCTCTTGTCAGACCTTTCCCTGATGAttcttcttcactttccctTTCAACAAGTATATCAGGTTCCAGAAGCCGTAAATTAACAAGAAGCAAAAGCTGTAGAGCTAATTTTATGATTGGCTCACTTTCACCCGACACTGAGACAGCTGAAGAAAACCAGACCACCCCGCCTAATGTGCTAGATAAGGATTTTCCAGGAAGACCTGAGGGTTTCCAACGGAAGCACTGGAAACTACCCCTATTAATTTATGGAGCAAACAGATCTAACTTATCGAGAAACAATTCACAGTCTTCCATTGGTAGTGCTTTTGTGGATGGGAATAATGTCCCTGGAGATGAGGATATCCCAAGCGTTGACAATTTTGTGGCAGGTCTTAAGGAGATGGCTAAGCAACTTCATGATCAG GGTCAAGAGGCTGGAAAGTCAAAAAGGAGCGTCAAAAGTATTGGAGTGGACCCGATGCTGGACTCATTGGAGGCTCCTTCAGATTGGCCTCTTGAATTTGGAAGGCTACAGAAAATGATCATTGGACTATGGCAAACTTGCCATATTTCATTGATCCACAGGACATACTTCCTCCTGCTGTTTAAAGGTGACCGTATGGATTCTATTTACATGGAGGTAGAGGTAAGAAGACTTTCCTTCCTCAAGGAAATACTTTCAAATGGAAGTTCAGCTGTGCAAGGCGGTCAGACAATCACACTAGCATCTAG CCTCAAAGCTCTTAGACGCGAGAGAAATATGCTCTGTAGGCTCATATATAAAAGGTTACCAGGAGCTGAAAGAAATGATATATACCAGAAATGGGGCATAAAGTTGAACTCCAAAAGGAGAAGACATCAACTGGTTCATCGTCTTTGGAATGACACAGATCTGAATCATGTGATAGATAGTGCTGCCATTGTCGCAAAGCTGATTGGGTTCTCTGATCAGGGTCCAGCCCTCAAGGAGATGTTTGGGCTTAGCATTACACCTCCTTCGAGGAAGAGCAGGAGATCGTTTGGCTGGAAGAACAGTATGTCATCCCTTATCTGA
- the LOC125866238 gene encoding kinesin-like protein KIN-7E isoform X1, translating to MGAIGGEELKKWEKMQGAALGGEEKILVLVRLRPLSEKEISRNEVSDWECINETSILYRNSLQERSGLPTAYTFDRVYRGDCSTREVYEGGTKDIALSVVSGINSTIFAYGQTSSGKTYTMNGITEFTVADIYDYMQKHEERAFVLKFSAMEIYNEVVRDLLSSDSSPLRLLDDPEKGTIIEKLTEETLRDWDHLKDLLSVCEAQRQIGETYLNENSSRSHQILRLTIESSAREFIGKDNKTTLSASVNFVDLAGSERASQSLSVGQRLKEGCHINRSLLTLGTVIRKLSKGRHGHVNYRDSKLTRILQPALGGNARTGIICTLSPARSHVEQSRNTLLFACCAKEVTTNAQVNVVMSDKALVKHLQKELARLESELKTPTTTCDHVVLLRKKDQQIEKLEKEVRELTKQRDLAQSRVKDLLQTLKSDKTSSQKFQDISSLPSEGNTYEDEYSVSCSSAVAGSYIRDNESDATSYVVPAAGQQQRVKESVNLRGEDCDDHCKEVRCIEMDESSEKQTFASISLSNTDYGERMSMPPASSIRHSDLQQQSPMLLGQASSTSGRSLHGAWEQKMLDIQNTINSLVRPFPDDSSSLSLSTSISGSRSRKLTRSKSCRANFMIGSLSPDTETAEENQTTPPNVLDKDFPGRPEGFQRKHWKLPLLIYGANRSNLSRNNSQSSIGSAFVDGNNVPGDEDIPSVDNFVAGLKEMAKQLHDQGQEAGKSKRSVKSIGVDPMLDSLEAPSDWPLEFGRLQKMIIGLWQTCHISLIHRTYFLLLFKGDRMDSIYMEVEVRRLSFLKEILSNGSSAVQGGQTITLASSLKALRRERNMLCRLIYKRLPGAERNDIYQKWGIKLNSKRRRHQLVHRLWNDTDLNHVIDSAAIVAKLIGFSDQGPALKEMFGLSITPPSRKSRRSFGWKNSMSSLI from the exons ATGGGAGCTATTGGTGGGGAAGAGTTGAAGAAGTGGGAGAAAATGCAAGGAGCTGCATTGGGCGGTGAAGAGAAGATCTTGGTGTTGGTAAGGCTGAGGCCTCTTAGTGAAAAGGAAATTTCAAGGAATGAAGTTTCAGATTGGGAATGTATCAATGAGACCAGCATCTTATATAGGAACAGTCTCCAGGAACGGTCTGGATTGCCAACTGCTTATACCTTCG ACAGGGTGTATAGAGGTGATTGCTCAACAAGGGAAGTGTATGAGGGAGGAACAAAGGACATTGCTCTTTCTGTTGTCAGCGGAATCAACT CAACTATCTTTGCGTATGGGCAAACAAGCAGTGGAAAGACCTACACAATGAATGGAATTACAGAGTTTACAGTAGCGGACATATATGATTATATGCAAAAG CACGAAGAAAGAGCTTTTGTTTTGAAGTTTTCTGCAATGGAGATCTACAATGAAGTTGTCCGAGACCTCCTCAGCTCAGATAGTTCTCCTCTTAGGCTGCTCGATGATCCTGAA AAAGGGACCATTATTGAGAAACTCACAGAAGAAACTTTAAGGGATTGGGACCATCTGAAAGATCTCTTGTCCGTATGTGAAG CTCAAAGACAAATTGGCGAAACTTATCTTAATGAAAATAGCTCCAGGTCTCATCAAATTCTTAGACTG ACAATTGAAAGTTCAGCCCGTGAGTTTATAGGGAAGGACAACAAAACAACTCTTTCTGCTAGTGTG AATTTTGTTGATCTAGCAGGTAGCGAACGCGCATCTCAGTCTCTGTCAGTTGGGCAGAGACTGAAAGAAGGCTGTCATATTAATCGTAGTTTGTTGACTTTGGGAACTGTTATTCGCAAGCTAAG CAAGGGAAGACATGGGCATGTCAATTATAGAGATTCTAAGCTAACTCGTATCCTTCAACCTGCTTTGGGGGGCAATGCAAGAACTGGCATAATCTGCACCCTGAGTCCTGCTCGAAGCCATGTAGAACAATCTAGAAATACACTTCTATTTGCCTGTTGTGCCAAAGAAGTGACCACTAATGCACAAGTCAATGTTGTAATGTCTGACAAGGCATTGGTGAAGCATTTGCAGAAAGAGTTGGCTAGATTAGAGAGTGAATTAAAAACCCCGACAACTACTTGTGATCATGTGGTATTGCTGAGAAAGAAAGACCAGCAGATTGAAAAG CTAGAGAAAGAAGTGAGGGAACTAACTAAGCAACGTGATCTTGCTCAATCGCGGGTTAAGGATTTGCTGCAGACGCTTAAAAGTGATAAAACCTCCAGCCAAAAG TTTCAGGACATATCAAGTCTACCTTCAGAAGGGAACACATATGAAGATGAATATTCTGTGTCTTGCTCATCAGCTGTAGCAGGGTCCTACATCAGGGACAATGAAAGTGATGCTACCTCCTATGTTGTGCCTGCTGCTGGTCAACAGCAGAGGGTAAAAGAATCTGTAAATTTGAGAGGAGAAGATTGTGATGACCATTGCAAGGAAGTTCGATGTATTGAGATGGATGAGTCTAGTGAAAAGCAAACCTTTGCATCCATCAGCTTGTCAAACACTGACTATGGAGAAAGAATGTCAATGCCTCCTGCTTCCAGTATCAGACATTCAGACCTCCAACAGCAATCACCAATGTTACTTGGACAAGCAAGCAGCACCAGCGGTCGTTCTCTTCATGGGGCCTGGGAGCAGAAAATGCTTGATATCCAGAATACAATCAATTCTCTTGTCAGACCTTTCCCTGATGAttcttcttcactttccctTTCAACAAGTATATCAGGTTCCAGAAGCCGTAAATTAACAAGAAGCAAAAGCTGTAGAGCTAATTTTATGATTGGCTCACTTTCACCCGACACTGAGACAGCTGAAGAAAACCAGACCACCCCGCCTAATGTGCTAGATAAGGATTTTCCAGGAAGACCTGAGGGTTTCCAACGGAAGCACTGGAAACTACCCCTATTAATTTATGGAGCAAACAGATCTAACTTATCGAGAAACAATTCACAGTCTTCCATTGGTAGTGCTTTTGTGGATGGGAATAATGTCCCTGGAGATGAGGATATCCCAAGCGTTGACAATTTTGTGGCAGGTCTTAAGGAGATGGCTAAGCAACTTCATGATCAG GGTCAAGAGGCTGGAAAGTCAAAAAGGAGCGTCAAAAGTATTGGAGTGGACCCGATGCTGGACTCATTGGAGGCTCCTTCAGATTGGCCTCTTGAATTTGGAAGGCTACAGAAAATGATCATTGGACTATGGCAAACTTGCCATATTTCATTGATCCACAGGACATACTTCCTCCTGCTGTTTAAAGGTGACCGTATGGATTCTATTTACATGGAGGTAGAGGTAAGAAGACTTTCCTTCCTCAAGGAAATACTTTCAAATGGAAGTTCAGCTGTGCAAGGCGGTCAGACAATCACACTAGCATCTAG CCTCAAAGCTCTTAGACGCGAGAGAAATATGCTCTGTAGGCTCATATATAAAAGGTTACCAGGAGCTGAAAGAAATGATATATACCAGAAATGGGGCATAAAGTTGAACTCCAAAAGGAGAAGACATCAACTGGTTCATCGTCTTTGGAATGACACAGATCTGAATCATGTGATAGATAGTGCTGCCATTGTCGCAAAGCTGATTGGGTTCTCTGATCAGGGTCCAGCCCTCAAGGAGATGTTTGGGCTTAGCATTACACCTCCTTCGAGGAAGAGCAGGAGATCGTTTGGCTGGAAGAACAGTATGTCATCCCTTATCTGA
- the LOC125866238 gene encoding kinesin-like protein KIN-7E isoform X2: MGAIGGEELKKWEKMQGAALGGEEKILVLVRLRPLSEKEISRNEVSDWECINETSILYRNSLQERSGLPTAYTFDRVYRGDCSTREVYEGGTKDIALSVVSGINSTIFAYGQTSSGKTYTMNGITEFTVADIYDYMQKHEERAFVLKFSAMEIYNEVVRDLLSSDSSPLRLLDDPEKGTIIEKLTEETLRDWDHLKDLLSVCEAQRQIGETYLNENSSRSHQILRLTIESSAREFIGKDNKTTLSASVNFVDLAGSERASQSLSVGQRLKEGCHINRSLLTLGTVIRKLSKGRHGHVNYRDSKLTRILQPALGGNARTGIICTLSPARSHVEQSRNTLLFACCAKEVTTNAQVNVVMSDKALVKHLQKELARLESELKTPTTTCDHVVLLRKKDQQIEKAKKEVRELTKQRDLAQSRVKDLLQTLKSDKTSSQKFQDISSLPSEGNTYEDEYSVSCSSAVAGSYIRDNESDATSYVVPAAGQQQRVKESVNLRGEDCDDHCKEVRCIEMDESSEKQTFASISLSNTDYGERMSMPPASSIRHSDLQQQSPMLLGQASSTSGRSLHGAWEQKMLDIQNTINSLVRPFPDDSSSLSLSTSISGSRSRKLTRSKSCRANFMIGSLSPDTETAEENQTTPPNVLDKDFPGRPEGFQRKHWKLPLLIYGANRSNLSRNNSQSSIGSAFVDGNNVPGDEDIPSVDNFVAGLKEMAKQLHDQGQEAGKSKRSVKSIGVDPMLDSLEAPSDWPLEFGRLQKMIIGLWQTCHISLIHRTYFLLLFKGDRMDSIYMEVEVRRLSFLKEILSNGSSAVQGGQTITLASSLKALRRERNMLCRLIYKRLPGAERNDIYQKWGIKLNSKRRRHQLVHRLWNDTDLNHVIDSAAIVAKLIGFSDQGPALKEMFGLSITPPSRKSRRSFGWKNSMSSLI; this comes from the exons ATGGGAGCTATTGGTGGGGAAGAGTTGAAGAAGTGGGAGAAAATGCAAGGAGCTGCATTGGGCGGTGAAGAGAAGATCTTGGTGTTGGTAAGGCTGAGGCCTCTTAGTGAAAAGGAAATTTCAAGGAATGAAGTTTCAGATTGGGAATGTATCAATGAGACCAGCATCTTATATAGGAACAGTCTCCAGGAACGGTCTGGATTGCCAACTGCTTATACCTTCG ACAGGGTGTATAGAGGTGATTGCTCAACAAGGGAAGTGTATGAGGGAGGAACAAAGGACATTGCTCTTTCTGTTGTCAGCGGAATCAACT CAACTATCTTTGCGTATGGGCAAACAAGCAGTGGAAAGACCTACACAATGAATGGAATTACAGAGTTTACAGTAGCGGACATATATGATTATATGCAAAAG CACGAAGAAAGAGCTTTTGTTTTGAAGTTTTCTGCAATGGAGATCTACAATGAAGTTGTCCGAGACCTCCTCAGCTCAGATAGTTCTCCTCTTAGGCTGCTCGATGATCCTGAA AAAGGGACCATTATTGAGAAACTCACAGAAGAAACTTTAAGGGATTGGGACCATCTGAAAGATCTCTTGTCCGTATGTGAAG CTCAAAGACAAATTGGCGAAACTTATCTTAATGAAAATAGCTCCAGGTCTCATCAAATTCTTAGACTG ACAATTGAAAGTTCAGCCCGTGAGTTTATAGGGAAGGACAACAAAACAACTCTTTCTGCTAGTGTG AATTTTGTTGATCTAGCAGGTAGCGAACGCGCATCTCAGTCTCTGTCAGTTGGGCAGAGACTGAAAGAAGGCTGTCATATTAATCGTAGTTTGTTGACTTTGGGAACTGTTATTCGCAAGCTAAG CAAGGGAAGACATGGGCATGTCAATTATAGAGATTCTAAGCTAACTCGTATCCTTCAACCTGCTTTGGGGGGCAATGCAAGAACTGGCATAATCTGCACCCTGAGTCCTGCTCGAAGCCATGTAGAACAATCTAGAAATACACTTCTATTTGCCTGTTGTGCCAAAGAAGTGACCACTAATGCACAAGTCAATGTTGTAATGTCTGACAAGGCATTGGTGAAGCATTTGCAGAAAGAGTTGGCTAGATTAGAGAGTGAATTAAAAACCCCGACAACTACTTGTGATCATGTGGTATTGCTGAGAAAGAAAGACCAGCAGATTGAAAAGGCGA AGAAAGAAGTGAGGGAACTAACTAAGCAACGTGATCTTGCTCAATCGCGGGTTAAGGATTTGCTGCAGACGCTTAAAAGTGATAAAACCTCCAGCCAAAAG TTTCAGGACATATCAAGTCTACCTTCAGAAGGGAACACATATGAAGATGAATATTCTGTGTCTTGCTCATCAGCTGTAGCAGGGTCCTACATCAGGGACAATGAAAGTGATGCTACCTCCTATGTTGTGCCTGCTGCTGGTCAACAGCAGAGGGTAAAAGAATCTGTAAATTTGAGAGGAGAAGATTGTGATGACCATTGCAAGGAAGTTCGATGTATTGAGATGGATGAGTCTAGTGAAAAGCAAACCTTTGCATCCATCAGCTTGTCAAACACTGACTATGGAGAAAGAATGTCAATGCCTCCTGCTTCCAGTATCAGACATTCAGACCTCCAACAGCAATCACCAATGTTACTTGGACAAGCAAGCAGCACCAGCGGTCGTTCTCTTCATGGGGCCTGGGAGCAGAAAATGCTTGATATCCAGAATACAATCAATTCTCTTGTCAGACCTTTCCCTGATGAttcttcttcactttccctTTCAACAAGTATATCAGGTTCCAGAAGCCGTAAATTAACAAGAAGCAAAAGCTGTAGAGCTAATTTTATGATTGGCTCACTTTCACCCGACACTGAGACAGCTGAAGAAAACCAGACCACCCCGCCTAATGTGCTAGATAAGGATTTTCCAGGAAGACCTGAGGGTTTCCAACGGAAGCACTGGAAACTACCCCTATTAATTTATGGAGCAAACAGATCTAACTTATCGAGAAACAATTCACAGTCTTCCATTGGTAGTGCTTTTGTGGATGGGAATAATGTCCCTGGAGATGAGGATATCCCAAGCGTTGACAATTTTGTGGCAGGTCTTAAGGAGATGGCTAAGCAACTTCATGATCAG GGTCAAGAGGCTGGAAAGTCAAAAAGGAGCGTCAAAAGTATTGGAGTGGACCCGATGCTGGACTCATTGGAGGCTCCTTCAGATTGGCCTCTTGAATTTGGAAGGCTACAGAAAATGATCATTGGACTATGGCAAACTTGCCATATTTCATTGATCCACAGGACATACTTCCTCCTGCTGTTTAAAGGTGACCGTATGGATTCTATTTACATGGAGGTAGAGGTAAGAAGACTTTCCTTCCTCAAGGAAATACTTTCAAATGGAAGTTCAGCTGTGCAAGGCGGTCAGACAATCACACTAGCATCTAG CCTCAAAGCTCTTAGACGCGAGAGAAATATGCTCTGTAGGCTCATATATAAAAGGTTACCAGGAGCTGAAAGAAATGATATATACCAGAAATGGGGCATAAAGTTGAACTCCAAAAGGAGAAGACATCAACTGGTTCATCGTCTTTGGAATGACACAGATCTGAATCATGTGATAGATAGTGCTGCCATTGTCGCAAAGCTGATTGGGTTCTCTGATCAGGGTCCAGCCCTCAAGGAGATGTTTGGGCTTAGCATTACACCTCCTTCGAGGAAGAGCAGGAGATCGTTTGGCTGGAAGAACAGTATGTCATCCCTTATCTGA
- the LOC125866238 gene encoding kinesin-like protein KIN-7E isoform X3, whose protein sequence is MGAIGGEELKKWEKMQGAALGGEEKILVLVRLRPLSEKEISRNEVSDWECINETSILYRNSLQERSGLPTAYTFDRVYRGDCSTREVYEGGTKDIALSVVSGINSTIFAYGQTSSGKTYTMNGITEFTVADIYDYMQKHEERAFVLKFSAMEIYNEVVRDLLSSDSSPLRLLDDPEKGTIIEKLTEETLRDWDHLKDLLSVCEAQRQIGETYLNENSSRSHQILRLTIESSAREFIGKDNKTTLSASVNFVDLAGSERASQSLSVGQRLKEGCHINRSLLTLGTVIRKLSKGRHGHVNYRDSKLTRILQPALGGNARTGIICTLSPARSHVEQSRNTLLFACCAKEVTTNAQVNVVMSDKALVKHLQKELARLESELKTPTTTCDHVVLLRKKDQQIEKLEKEVRELTKQRDLAQSRVKDLLQTLKSDKTSSQKDISSLPSEGNTYEDEYSVSCSSAVAGSYIRDNESDATSYVVPAAGQQQRVKESVNLRGEDCDDHCKEVRCIEMDESSEKQTFASISLSNTDYGERMSMPPASSIRHSDLQQQSPMLLGQASSTSGRSLHGAWEQKMLDIQNTINSLVRPFPDDSSSLSLSTSISGSRSRKLTRSKSCRANFMIGSLSPDTETAEENQTTPPNVLDKDFPGRPEGFQRKHWKLPLLIYGANRSNLSRNNSQSSIGSAFVDGNNVPGDEDIPSVDNFVAGLKEMAKQLHDQGQEAGKSKRSVKSIGVDPMLDSLEAPSDWPLEFGRLQKMIIGLWQTCHISLIHRTYFLLLFKGDRMDSIYMEVEVRRLSFLKEILSNGSSAVQGGQTITLASSLKALRRERNMLCRLIYKRLPGAERNDIYQKWGIKLNSKRRRHQLVHRLWNDTDLNHVIDSAAIVAKLIGFSDQGPALKEMFGLSITPPSRKSRRSFGWKNSMSSLI, encoded by the exons ATGGGAGCTATTGGTGGGGAAGAGTTGAAGAAGTGGGAGAAAATGCAAGGAGCTGCATTGGGCGGTGAAGAGAAGATCTTGGTGTTGGTAAGGCTGAGGCCTCTTAGTGAAAAGGAAATTTCAAGGAATGAAGTTTCAGATTGGGAATGTATCAATGAGACCAGCATCTTATATAGGAACAGTCTCCAGGAACGGTCTGGATTGCCAACTGCTTATACCTTCG ACAGGGTGTATAGAGGTGATTGCTCAACAAGGGAAGTGTATGAGGGAGGAACAAAGGACATTGCTCTTTCTGTTGTCAGCGGAATCAACT CAACTATCTTTGCGTATGGGCAAACAAGCAGTGGAAAGACCTACACAATGAATGGAATTACAGAGTTTACAGTAGCGGACATATATGATTATATGCAAAAG CACGAAGAAAGAGCTTTTGTTTTGAAGTTTTCTGCAATGGAGATCTACAATGAAGTTGTCCGAGACCTCCTCAGCTCAGATAGTTCTCCTCTTAGGCTGCTCGATGATCCTGAA AAAGGGACCATTATTGAGAAACTCACAGAAGAAACTTTAAGGGATTGGGACCATCTGAAAGATCTCTTGTCCGTATGTGAAG CTCAAAGACAAATTGGCGAAACTTATCTTAATGAAAATAGCTCCAGGTCTCATCAAATTCTTAGACTG ACAATTGAAAGTTCAGCCCGTGAGTTTATAGGGAAGGACAACAAAACAACTCTTTCTGCTAGTGTG AATTTTGTTGATCTAGCAGGTAGCGAACGCGCATCTCAGTCTCTGTCAGTTGGGCAGAGACTGAAAGAAGGCTGTCATATTAATCGTAGTTTGTTGACTTTGGGAACTGTTATTCGCAAGCTAAG CAAGGGAAGACATGGGCATGTCAATTATAGAGATTCTAAGCTAACTCGTATCCTTCAACCTGCTTTGGGGGGCAATGCAAGAACTGGCATAATCTGCACCCTGAGTCCTGCTCGAAGCCATGTAGAACAATCTAGAAATACACTTCTATTTGCCTGTTGTGCCAAAGAAGTGACCACTAATGCACAAGTCAATGTTGTAATGTCTGACAAGGCATTGGTGAAGCATTTGCAGAAAGAGTTGGCTAGATTAGAGAGTGAATTAAAAACCCCGACAACTACTTGTGATCATGTGGTATTGCTGAGAAAGAAAGACCAGCAGATTGAAAAG CTAGAGAAAGAAGTGAGGGAACTAACTAAGCAACGTGATCTTGCTCAATCGCGGGTTAAGGATTTGCTGCAGACGCTTAAAAGTGATAAAACCTCCAGCCAAAAG GACATATCAAGTCTACCTTCAGAAGGGAACACATATGAAGATGAATATTCTGTGTCTTGCTCATCAGCTGTAGCAGGGTCCTACATCAGGGACAATGAAAGTGATGCTACCTCCTATGTTGTGCCTGCTGCTGGTCAACAGCAGAGGGTAAAAGAATCTGTAAATTTGAGAGGAGAAGATTGTGATGACCATTGCAAGGAAGTTCGATGTATTGAGATGGATGAGTCTAGTGAAAAGCAAACCTTTGCATCCATCAGCTTGTCAAACACTGACTATGGAGAAAGAATGTCAATGCCTCCTGCTTCCAGTATCAGACATTCAGACCTCCAACAGCAATCACCAATGTTACTTGGACAAGCAAGCAGCACCAGCGGTCGTTCTCTTCATGGGGCCTGGGAGCAGAAAATGCTTGATATCCAGAATACAATCAATTCTCTTGTCAGACCTTTCCCTGATGAttcttcttcactttccctTTCAACAAGTATATCAGGTTCCAGAAGCCGTAAATTAACAAGAAGCAAAAGCTGTAGAGCTAATTTTATGATTGGCTCACTTTCACCCGACACTGAGACAGCTGAAGAAAACCAGACCACCCCGCCTAATGTGCTAGATAAGGATTTTCCAGGAAGACCTGAGGGTTTCCAACGGAAGCACTGGAAACTACCCCTATTAATTTATGGAGCAAACAGATCTAACTTATCGAGAAACAATTCACAGTCTTCCATTGGTAGTGCTTTTGTGGATGGGAATAATGTCCCTGGAGATGAGGATATCCCAAGCGTTGACAATTTTGTGGCAGGTCTTAAGGAGATGGCTAAGCAACTTCATGATCAG GGTCAAGAGGCTGGAAAGTCAAAAAGGAGCGTCAAAAGTATTGGAGTGGACCCGATGCTGGACTCATTGGAGGCTCCTTCAGATTGGCCTCTTGAATTTGGAAGGCTACAGAAAATGATCATTGGACTATGGCAAACTTGCCATATTTCATTGATCCACAGGACATACTTCCTCCTGCTGTTTAAAGGTGACCGTATGGATTCTATTTACATGGAGGTAGAGGTAAGAAGACTTTCCTTCCTCAAGGAAATACTTTCAAATGGAAGTTCAGCTGTGCAAGGCGGTCAGACAATCACACTAGCATCTAG CCTCAAAGCTCTTAGACGCGAGAGAAATATGCTCTGTAGGCTCATATATAAAAGGTTACCAGGAGCTGAAAGAAATGATATATACCAGAAATGGGGCATAAAGTTGAACTCCAAAAGGAGAAGACATCAACTGGTTCATCGTCTTTGGAATGACACAGATCTGAATCATGTGATAGATAGTGCTGCCATTGTCGCAAAGCTGATTGGGTTCTCTGATCAGGGTCCAGCCCTCAAGGAGATGTTTGGGCTTAGCATTACACCTCCTTCGAGGAAGAGCAGGAGATCGTTTGGCTGGAAGAACAGTATGTCATCCCTTATCTGA